The genomic interval ATTTttggtaagtttttaaaaaagaaatgacactaattctcattgttttaatatttaaaattacaatgtCCTTAATATTAGTTTTTCACTTCCCTTTATATTTATGATAGATGgtgagtttttaatgttttgataaaaaattttaaagatcatgGAACAATCATGACTTTTCCCATTGATTATTAAGACTGCCTTGCATAGTCACTTATAAGATTTCACACTACCTGAAGGACTGCCTGCATTTACACTTTCTAATTTATTAATGTAAGCAGCATTTAAATCTATCATTTTTCCTTTGGGCCATGCTTCACTTTATTCCCACaagttctgtatatattctgaaTTTTCATTAATGTGAGAGAGGTGCTAGGAAAAGCAGATTCCTTCACTTCCTATTAGGAACCTGGAAATCACTGTTATCGACCAGCAAAGCAGCTGGTCAAACTCTCCTTCCATCAGAGATGCAGACCAAATGCAGACCAAGGACCCAGGTTTACGGAACTTGGAGGGACAAACACAGGACGTTGGGATGGGTTTGCAACCTTCAAAGACTTTAATGATGTCAGAGAAATAAGAGTAAACTTTTAATCCAAGACAATTCATGAAAGCAGAGAAAacacaggtttttttgtttttaggttaaAGTGCTTAAGAAAGGTGCTGTTTGTCCACCCACATCTCAATCCCTAAGTCATAAAGGACTGGCAAGACAGAATTTTCTGAGAAAAGAGCCACAGCAAAGTTAGGACTCTGCTTTAAATATGATAAGGTTTGGTTTGGGAACTGGGGAAAGCAGATCCTTTAGGTGCTACCCTCCCTAAGCTACATCTGGCTGTTAACTTCACCCTAAAATCATTGCAATGGTTACGCATTGGGATTTGCCATGGAAGCAGGGGAGATATTTGCTGTCTTTCCCTGATTCTAGGCTTTGTTGTGCCACAGAACAGAGAACATAATGGATGCCAGTAAGATGAGGGCTGGAAAAAgggcagagcaactaggcctgtttAGAAACTCAGATGCTGTAATTACCCAAAAGCCACCACAGTGCCTCTgaattcagaaaagaagaggGCTGGTGTAGCCCTCAACAAAGAGACTTTCTATTCTCATCTCAGATGGGTCCCTGAGGTCTACAGGGCAAGGGAAACCCTCTCAAGGAGCAGGGCCAGAGGAAGCTAGATCACACCAAGCCCTTACTGCATCGTTCCGGCAGGTGGACATTGCTAGCTCTTCAGTGCAGGGCTGGTCATAGACAAGTGGCTGcattttgttatttctccttattttgttttccaaaaaggttttaaaaaattgttcttttttcttcactcttcAAACATTCactgatagagagagagagagagaaagagagtgtgtgtgtttgtgtgtgtaagaGAGGAGGTCCTTACTCTCACTGTTTCCTTTCTAGTTTAGTGAGGCAGATATAAACACACAAGGTCACTTTAGCTGATTATGAATGAGAGATAATAAGGTGCCTAAGGAAAGCTTTGTATTGTCTGTAATTTACTCTAAAATACTTCTATCCAGATAGTGTGATGTAAATTTTGTGTGAGTCAATGTTAAGGTAAACCTTAGGATCTGTGAAATGTAGTAGGTTGAGTGTCCTGAAAAAGGACATGTCCAAGTCTTAACCCCTGGCACCTATGAATGTGacccttgtttggaaatagggtgtAGTTAAGAATCTTgaaatgagatcatcctggatttagggttTACTTataagagaagggagaggggcatCAGAGATGCAAAGCAGAGGACCGTATGAAAACTGAggcaggcagagactggagtgatgcagctgcaaGCCACGGAACACCGAAGATTGCCAGCTGCCGCCAGAAGCCAGGTAAGGCATAGCATAGATTCTCCCTCAGTGCCTCCACAAGGAATCAACCCTACTGACACTGTGGTTTTGGACTTCTTGGCCTCCAAAACAGTGcaagaatatatttctgttttacgCCAACCAGTTTTTGGTAACTTGttgcagcagccctaggaaactaataaatgGACTTTTCTAATGAGGAATTCACTCTCCAGAAAAGGTTAGTCATCATTTAACCCCCTACAAGTTCTTTTCACCCACTACAAGTTCTTTAGCTCTTCATCTCCAATCACACTAGAGGGCTGATGGTTAGCAGAAGTAATGTGAGAAATTGTTTCAgtgataaaaacaataataatcaaGATGTGTGTTTCCAGCAGACACACATGCATGAATTGAGTGGGATGCCCTAGTAACCCCAGTAACCTGTGGCTGTAGAATTGGCATCCTTGATGAAGCAATCAGTCTAACAGCCAAGGAAGATTCAGTTATCTGCTCCCAACTGGATTATTAGTGGAATTCTGCCATCTGATTTTTATATCATCTGTCTCTAGTCTACTTTATATGTAAGGTATTTGCTGGAATCCTTAAACAGGGGTTCTTAGCTTTTATTGTATTATGGATTTCTTTGAAAGTCTAGTTGATCCTATATAcatcttctaaaaataaatttctaagtacataaagtaaaatatgaattttaataataaaacaatgccAGGttgaaacagttttaaaaatattgtttgataCAGTAATATTTGTGCTTCTTTGTGCTTCAAATAGCAAGatcaaaattataaattctgAGGTTGGGATGAGCATAAACAATATTTTGATATATCTGGTTAAGTGCTAGGACTATAACTATGGTTTTCATTGGCAATAAAGTCACAGGTATAGCTAATGTGACTGGTCTATTTGCTATAttcaaaactgaaagaaatactAACTTTCAGTTGATGGTTAGTgacaatatttttcttatctaaGATTACTTTGTCAGTTGTGTGGAGAGTggattttagaaagaaaacattagGAGCAGTGAGTCTAGTTAGAGACAGTAACCCAGGCGAGAGATGGGGGCTTGAACAAAAATGTTGGCAGTGGAGATGACAAAAGAAatcagataataataaaatatttaggaaataaaatctcCATATGTTGTCAAAAGATTGAAATGGAGGTTGAACAGAGGCACtatcaaggaaaaaatacatttctggcTTGGACAACCATGTGATTGGGGTGGCCCCATGGATATAGGGAACATTGGAATTTGAAAACAGGTCTGTCAGGATACACTGGAAACCCTTGTGGAGAGAAATTTTGAGAGATGCATGAGCTCCATCAGGGTGGTAATATTAAGTAAGCAGTTACTGGTGTGCAGTTCATGGAGAGCCCTGGACTGCAGATATAATTCGTGAATCATCTGCTATAGGTATTTACAGCAAGGGTATGACTTAGGTTGCCTAGAGAAAGAGTTTAGTGCTACAGTGTCCAATATGGTGGCCACTAGCCAGATgtggttactgagcacttgaaatgttgCATGAGATatgctgtaagtataaaatacacattgAATTTCAaagtcctaattttttaaaatgtaaattattataatttaaccCTTATTACACATTGACATTTTAGATAAACTGGACTAAACAAAACATTTGattaaaattcatttcactttttttttatgcTGTGTGGGTACTGGAACGTTTAACGTGACATATGTgatcagtatttgtggcttgcattatatttctaccagacatttgtgaaattaaaaacttctgctagGATACTGTAAAAATAGACcacagaccaggagaaaatattttcaaatcatttatctgaaacGGGACTTGTGtccaagaaaatagaaaaaagaatgcttGTaactaaacaataagaaaataatccaattaaagaACAGGCAAAAGAACTggacagacacttcaccaaaaaaatttacagatgggggtttccctggtggcgcagtggttgggagtccgcctgccgatgcgggggacacgggttcgtgccccggtccgggaaaatcccacatgccgcggagcggctgagcccgtgagccatggccgctgggcctgcgcgtccggagcctgtgctccgcaacgggagaggccgcaacagtgagaggaccgcgtaccgcaaaaaaacaaaaaaaaaatttacagatgGTAAATTAGCATACCAAAAGATCCTCAATATcatttattaggaaaatgcaaattaaaacaatgagatattaaACATCGATTAGAATGGATAACTTCCAAAATATTGTACATTACCAAATGCTGAGGAGGACATGGAGCAACGGGAACACATTCATTGTTGGTAGTAATGCAGAATGGCACAGCCACTTTcgaagacagtttgacagtttcttataaagctaaacGTACTGTTGAGCCTACCATCCAGCAGCTGTGCTCCTGGTAATACTTATCCAACTGATTTGAAAACTTCTGTCCACACAAAAGCTTGCATGTGAATAGTTATATAACAACTACAGCTAAAAAGTGGAAGCGACTAAGATCCCTTctttagatgaatggatagacaaacTGTGGtttatgcatacaatggaatactagtcaacCATTAAAAGGAACAAGCTCTTAATTCACATAACAAAATGGGTGAATCTAAACACATACTGCTAAGGCAAAAACCAGCATGGAAAAACTGCTTGCTTTTCAACTCAAGAGTTGACAAGGATTTGGGAGCTATACAGACATCTGCTGTTTCACAAGATCTTATGGGGGCAGCTGGGACCCCTGCTTGGAGATGATGCCTCCCCTCCCAGACAATGTGGCACAGATGCCCCATCTGTTAACTCCTTGGATGATTCCCAGTTAAGATATTCAGAGGTTCTTGTAGGGTCTGTTTCTGTGCAGAAATGtagggcacttttttttttcctgtggagtTTTAGTACACATATCTACCAAATGAtactaaagtattttttaactgtAAGGTAGACACACATGAGCACGAAATCTTGTTATTAAAagggaagaatgaaaaatataaattaacgaATTGAGTCCAGCTAAACTACTGGTTTGTGGGAAGTAGTAATTTGatcttttttaatgttaatttcagTGTCATTTGTCACTTTTTAATGCTTGTCTGCTAAGAGTCCAGACGATCATGACAGAGTAGATCTTCCACCCAAAGTCCCTTGACTTGATAAACACCCTATGACCCAATTTGGAACATGTTAGTATTGGAGTCCAGTAATATAGGACACAAACACCAATTTAATTATCTTCTCATAAAACAAAATGCAAGTGATCCTATTATAACTTGGAAGAAAAGTAACGCCCCCCAAAAATTCAGTCAGCGTTACTTCTGTTTGCCAGTCAGTTGTGGTTAGCCAGATTGTGTGACTCCAATATGGCAAGACCTCCACTCCCCAATATCAAGCTGTTTTTAACAAACAGCCTAGTTTAGACACCCCAATAATGTACAGATGACATCACCAGACCAAGGAACTATTGGACTCGAAATCTCAGCAGATGTAGGGCACCTAACCTGATCTATAGAATTCTCACACACTACAGAAAATGTAGACCGGAAGCAAAACAGCCTTAACACTCCCATGCTGAGCTTGCCTATGTTCTTTGTCTTTCCACAGCTTCAGTTCCCTTTCAGTCTCTTGATAGAAAGTACTTAAAACAGGACATAACCCAGAGAAGAGCAAGCCACGTTTCTCATGGTACTCGACCCACCCTCTCTTAAGACAGACTTAAAGGAGCTCTGTTCAACTCAAGAGAGCTCTATTCTTTGATATGCTTAAGAGATCCGGGATTTCACCTGAAATCATTCTGTTTAATAGTCACGTGAGACGGACGAGTTATCTACGTATTTCTTAACCACACTAAaggcagcaaagtgaatctgacAGTTACTAGCATAACAGCTATAGCTCACTCTAAGAGTAAGCCTGTCCACACACACTGAGCAGCCAAGTAAAAAGCCTACAACTCTCTAGAAAGTTAAGTGGCTCTTAAAAGAGCCTTTGGGTTACAAAAGTCTGAATTTCTTTACTTGGAACTACTGTATTTACTGACAGCCTTGGTGCCCTCGGACACTGCGTGCTTGGCCAACTCCCCAGGAAGCAGCAAGCGCACTGCTGTCTGGATCTCCCTGGATGTGACGGTCGAACACTTGTTGTAACGCACCAGGCGGGATGCCTCCGCTGCAATGCGCTCAAACATATCAGTAACAAGTGAATTCATAATACTCATAGCCTTCGAAGAAATACCAGTATCCGGATGAACTTGTTTCAGTACTTTATAGATATACACTGAATAGCTCTCTTTGCGATATCTCTTGcgctttttctcctcctttttctgaGTTTTAGTCACGGCTTTCTTATAGCCTTTCATGGAACTAGCACTGCTCTTGGAAGTCTGCTCCGGCATGGCTAACCTacagttttaaaacagaaaaccagCGGCAGTTGTTCTGCTGAAGCGTGATATTTATATGCGCGGAGTTCAGATGACGTATTGGGCAGGTCACATCTGATTGGATAATGGATAGTGGCATGTATGTAAATGAGGTGATTCCAGTATGGTTCTCTGATTGGATATAAGCGTATCAGCCAATCAAATAGTAAATCACAACCCACCGTGAGACTATAAATAGACCCCGTACCTGCCCTAACGGCATTTGTTTCCGTTATAACAGATTAGTGTTCTTATAGTAATGTTTGGACGTGGCAAGCACGTACTAAGGCCAAATCTCATTCGTACGGAGCCGGCCTGCAGTTCTCTGTGGGTCGAGTTCACCACCTTCTCCGCAAGGGCAATTACATCGAGCAGATTGGGGCCGGCACACTGGTTTACCTGGCAGCGGTGCTGGAGTACCTGACGGCGGAGGTCCTGGAGCTGGCGGGCAATGCGACCCATGAAAACAGCAAGATGCGCATCATCCCGCGTCACCTGCAATTGGCCATCCGTAATGACGAAGAGCTCAACAAGCTGCTGGGCGGTGTGACCATCGCTCAGGGCGGTATCCTACCCAGCATCCAGGGAGTGCTGCTGCCCAGGAAGACCGAGAGCCACCACCGCCAGGTTCAGTGCAAGTAACACTTCACAAGTTGCAACGCCAAGTGAGTAACCTGAATGTCTAAAGGAGAAAAGCCCCAAAATGAAACCAAAGCCACTCACAATTACTGAGAAACAGCTTAGGTTTAGAAAGAGACTACAGAGCAGTAATTGGCACCAAAAAAGAACTCACCACAACTAACGCTAACAGAACTCTGGACTCTGAAAAGTATGTAGCTCCGGTGACACCCCTGAAACAGtttaacttcataaaaatttttcCAGCAAAACTCGTGAACTTGGGtgtaaattttttacatttcagaGTAGGTAGAGCAAACATCCTAGCGGGCTCctggagggatgggggtggggttggaggaGATGCCATTCTCCTTGGGGAAAGAAGCAAATTTAGGATTGTTCTGACAATGAACACAATTCCCAAGAAAGAATTAAGACGCATGATCTTTAGGGAGGATAAAGTTAGACTAAATGAGTGGATTAAAAGCAAAGACTTGTGAAGTTGCAGCTTTTGGCTTAACTCATGTTTGGAAAGTATGTCAACAGAACGTCAGCCAAGCAGCTAGCAAGTCAGTATGCATCACGGCTGCTTGTTCTCACAAGTGCTTTCTAGCAAGGGATTTCCAAGAGTTCTAGGATGGTTCCATATCCTAAAATCTCTAAGCATGACATGTTAAGCCAAAAGATAAAAGACATACTTGACAGCTAATTACATGAAAAACAGCAAACAGGTTGATAGTGTGTAGGATAAATCTCAAACAAGACGTACCATTTTAATGGTAAAATACTATCAGTATTAGAGTGGGTAAGTAATGTGACAAGGCAGCTTTCTACCACCAATTATTCAGGAATAGTAGGCACTGAATTCAACAGATTTAACCactgaaaatgaagcaaaatattttgttgatcttttagCACTGCCTAGGAGTAAACACCCACAGAGACAACTGACAAGAAAGCAGCCAAATACAAAATTTTTGTACGAAAATGAAAGCATCAAAAATttccaaacacaaaacaaaaatctacatgtttataatttaaaaattccttaaaCAGTTGCCAAGTTAAAATTTGAACACTACTCTTGTCTATAAACGTATACCCAAACCTATATATAGAATCGAAGTGTTCTAAAATTACaaaaacatagtttaaaaaaaacatttaaaaatactgatgaaatGTAAGAGtttctggaaaaatataaattgctTAAATTGAACCTAGAAAGCAGTGAGGACTaagataaatgggaaaaaaagtcgATGAGCTACCATCCTCTTAGAtatttaaggaaaagagaaatctaTGGCTAAGGAAGTGGCTCCAgattatgaaaaaatatgtatttttgaagaaatataaaatttaatgaaaaaagcaTGCTACTAAGTGCAGTGCAATATGTTTTAAATAACCCATAAATCTCCATTAAATGTGAACTAACTTTGGCAGCCCATTAAAAAACTACCAAACAATGACAAATGGGGATCTAAGAATGTGAGGTTGTTTCAATGTTGAGTGAAAGCAAACAATTCACTTTATAAAGCCGAAGGGAAAAACAGTCTTGTTAAACTCAGAAGATGCTTAACATTTGCTAGTATGTTTAGTTGGATAGTTTTTGTTTCTTAGTGGAATAATAGTAGTTACTGTTAGcagactttttatctttttttttttttttgcggtacgcgggcctctcactgttgtggcctctcccgttgcggagcacaggctccggacgcgcaggctcagcggccatggctcacgggcccagccgctccgcggcatgtgggatcctcccggaccggggcacgaacccttgtccacTGTAtgggcaggcggaccctcaaccactgcgccaccagggaagccctttatcaTATTTTAATACTATTCTGGACTACGTTAGACAAatcatttagaaatattaaaaggatTCTGCTgtaacaaaagggaaataaaattaggTGCAAGTAACACCTGCAGGGTAATGCTTCACAATTAACTGGGAAATAATTATATTGGAAATCAACAGTTCTCTTCAGAGCCATCTTTCAGAAAAGGAGCTGTGACCAAGTTTCAAAAAAAACATTTCAATGAGTCATTTATATTCAATGTAATATTAATTATGGCTACTTCAAAATGCTGGTgttgaaattagaacagtctttaacaccatacacaaaaataaactcaaaatggattaaaggccttaAATGTAGGACCGGATACTAaagaacttagaggaaaacataggcagaacactgtttgacataaatcgcagcaatatcttttttgatccatctcctagagtagtggaaataaaaacataaataaatgggacccaattaaactcaaaagctttt from Delphinus delphis chromosome 10, mDelDel1.2, whole genome shotgun sequence carries:
- the LOC132432736 gene encoding histone H2B type 1-A-like encodes the protein MPEQTSKSSASSMKGYKKAVTKTQKKEEKKRKRYRKESYSVYIYKVLKQVHPDTGISSKAMSIMNSLVTDMFERIAAEASRLVRYNKCSTVTSREIQTAVRLLLPGELAKHAVSEGTKAVSKYSSSK
- the LOC132432958 gene encoding histone H2A type 1-A-like is translated as MDSGINVWTWQARTKAKSHSYGAGLQFSVGRVHHLLRKGNYIEQIGAGTLVYLAAVLEYLTAEVLELAGNATHENSKMRIIPRHLQLAIRNDEELNKLLGGVTIAQGGILPSIQGVLLPRKTESHHRQVQCK